A stretch of DNA from Arthrobacter globiformis:
GTGACGGGGCCGCGCTGGTGGCCTTCCCCGAGTACGCCACGTACGAGAAGAAGATCGTGGACGCCTCGTTCCCGGCCGTGGCCGAGCCGCTGGACGGCCCCATCTGCCGGGAACTCGCCGCCACCGCGTCCCGCCACGGAATCACGCTCGTGGCGGGAGTGGTGGAAACCTCTGACGAACCAGGCAAGGCCTACAACACTTTGGTGGCCTTCGGTCCTTCCGGTGCACGGCTGGCTGTGTACCGGAAGATCCACCTGTTCGACGCGCAGGGCTTCGGGGAGTCGACGTTCATCAAGCCGGGCCCCTCCACCGAGCCGGTGGTGTTCGAATCCGGGGGAGCGGTCTTCGGCCTCATGACCTGCTACGACCTTCGGTTCCCGGAACTGGCCAGATCGCTGGCCGACGCCGACGCGCAGGTCCTGCTGGTCTGCTCGTCCTGGGTGCCGGGCACGCACAAGACCGAGCAGTGGCTGGCTTTGAATGCGGCCCGGGCGATTGAAAACAGCGTCTACGTGGCAGGGGTGTGCCAGGCCCCGCCGGTCTCGGTGGGGCGCAGCCTGCTGGTGGATCCGATGGGGTATGTGGAGGCGGACCTCGGCCTGGAGCCCGGAGTTCGGGCGGTGGACGTTTCGCTTAGGACGGTGGCGCGGGTGAAGGAGCAGTTCCCGATGTTCCGGCAGCGGCGGCTGGGATAGGCGCGGACGGCAGCTATGCCGCTTTGATGGGTGTCTTGTCGCTGGAGGATGCCGCGGCCAGGTTTTCACGGGCAAGGAACGCCGAGAGTTCACCGATGGTGCTCATCAGCGGGGCGGGGAAGACGACCGTGGTGTTCTTGTCGACGCCGATTTCGACCAGGGACTGCAGGTTCCTTAGCTGCAGGGCCAGCGGGTGGGCCATCATGGTGTCGGAGGCGTCTCCGAGGGCCGCTGCGGCGATGGCTTCGCCTTCGGCGGCGATGATCTTCGCCCTCTTTTCGCGTTCGGCTTCAGCCTGGCGGGCCATGGCGCGCTTCATGCTTTCGGGCAGCTGGATGTCCTTGAGTTCCACCAAGGTGACTTCCACGCCCCATTCGACGGTGAGCACGTCGAGGATTTCACGGATGTCGACGTTGATCCGTCCGGTCTCGGACAGGGTCTGGTCAAGGGTGTGCTGGCCGACGACTTTCCGCAGGGTCGTCTGGGCGATCTGGTCGATGGCCGCGGCCACGTTTTCGATCGCGACGACGGACTTCACCGCGTCGACCACCCGGTAGTACGCAACCGCTGAAACGTCGACGCTCACGTTGTCCTGGGTGATAATGCCCTGGGACTGGATGGGCATGGTCACGATCCGCAGGCTCACCAGCGGCAGCCGATCGATGACAGGGATGATCAGCCGCAGGCCGGGATCCCTGACTCCGATGACCCTGCCGAGCCGGAAGAGCACGCCCTTCTCATATTGGCGCACGATCCGGATCGACATTTTCGCAACGATGAGCAGCAGTACGACGAGGACGATGACAACGACAAAGGTGGTGGGGTCCATCAGGATCCCCTCCTGGTCTTTTGAGCGGGACGTGCCGGTGCCGGATCCGGCGCCGTGACAGGTGTCCTTGCTTTATTTTCCCATGCAAAGGGTGCAAAAGAGGCTCTTGAATGTGTCTGCTGGACGATCGCGAGCTCGTGAGGCGGGCGCCCAGGAGGCTGACGCCGCTGCTGTGCGAGTGGCGTTCTCACAGCCTGTTCAAAGGGCCTTCTGTCGCTGCCTTCATGTTCGTGGGCAATGATCAATCAATGGGGCTTTGGAGACGGGGCTTCGTGCCCGGAATAGCAGGTTTGGCGGTCATTTTCCTAGGCGCGGCCAGCGCGTCCGGCATTGACCAGATGGCCAATGCCAAAATCCATGGTCCGACATCGGCCACTATGTCCGCCGTCGTGGCTGACGGTCAAACCTCGCTGCACCACTTGGTCCTGCGCGGCCTTGCCAAAGGGGCGCTTCCCGGTGGCTATCCCTACGATGAACCCCGGGATGAAAGGTCCGACGAAGACTATCAGGAAACTCTGCACCAGCACCGGCCATCGGTGAGCCCCTCGCAGTAAGAAAGTATCCGGTCCGAGCAGACTTCCATACCGCTGCGCATCCTCACTAATGCAGGATGGCGCTGATCTCGGCTTTGACCAACCGCTCTGCCAGTTGGCCAAGGTCCAGGTTCAGGACGGCTTTGAGGGCGCGCGCCATGTTCGGGGCTGCGGCAAGGAACTCGGCCAGGCCCGGGTCCGATTCCAAGTCCCGCCCGAGCTTGTCCCTAACCTCATCGGCAGTCCAATGGCTGTCGGTATGCTGACTGGTGAGTACTGTCCTAGCATTCATGGCCCTGTCCTTCCCCGCGCCCTGAGCCTTGGCTTTGATATAAGCGACTATGCCGGGCAGGGCTCAAGAAGCGGTCAAGCAACAGGCCAGATTAGCGCAGGATTTGTTCAGGTTTCATGGTGATCGCCGTGCGGTGGAACGAGGTTACGCAGATCCGCTCTTTCGGCCTCCCCACAAGATCCGCCTTCATTGAAGGGCTCTGCGGACGGCGATGGCTGTGAGGTCATCCGACCAGGAAGGCCGGGCGTGTAGGGCGGCCGCCACTGTCAGCCCGGTTCAACATGCTGGACCGTCGTTTTTGGCAGCCCTTGTGCGGCGACGGAACCGCAAATTCTGACGGAATTTTGTGACGGCACCTGCCATTGCTTGGCTGCCGGCCGGCGAGTAGGTTACAGGTACGCGCGCTTCTTCGTACCGCTACCTCAGGCACATTCACCGGTCTCTTCACTTGCACGGCATCACTGGTTCACCGTTCGGAAGGCGCGTTGCTATGGGGAATCCGTCCGTGTTTCTGGCTTCAGTCGGTTTAGGCCTCACTGCTGTTTTCGCCGCGGCGGGGTGCACCGCTCCAACAGCTAGCCCACCAGCCACGGAACAAGCGCGCGTTCTGCGCGCATCGCCACCGACGACGAACCTGGCCGCCCGGCTGCGGCTCAGATTGAGGAATTCGCTCGGCAGGTCAAAGAACTTTCCGGCGGTCAGCTCTTGATTGAACCGGTATGGAAGGCCGTGGGCGAGGATAAAGACGACTGGGATCAAGCGGTGGCACGCGGAGTCGTGGCCGGCGACTTCGACATGGGGCTGGTTCCAGCGCGGGCATGGGACACCGAAGGGGTGGATTCCTTTGCGGCACTTCACGCCCCCTTCCTCGTTACTTCGAAGACTCTGCTGTCCAAGGTCGCCGAACCTGCCATTGCTGACGAAATGCTGGCGGGTCTGGACAAGGTCGGTGTGTCCGGGCTGGCCCTTTTCCCGGAAGGCACGCGGCTGCTCTTCTCCTTTGGCAAACCGGTGCTGAAGCCAGCCGATCTTTCGGGCAAAACCGTACGCGCTCCGCGTTCGGAGACTACGTACGCTCTGCTGCATGCACTAGGAGCTACACCCGATGACCTTGTGGGCGAGCGCTTCCCCGAGGGCATTGCCGACGGGAAAGTTGTCGCGGCAGAATCGTCGTTCGTGGGAGCCGGGTCCTTGCCTGCGCCCACGACGGTGGCTGCTAACCTCGTGCTGTATTCAAAGCTGAACTCCCTGGTGGCCAACGCCAACGTTTTTCAGGGCCTAAGCGAGTCCCAGCGGCAGTCACTGAAGGACGCTGCGGCAGCCGCGCGCACGTGGGCAAGTGAAGCCATGACCTCGACAGCAGATGACGCCGCCGAATTCTGCTTGAACGGCGGGACCGTTACCAGGGCCACTAACGCGGACATCGCTGCCTTCAAGGCAGCAGGCGCCGCTGTCTACAACAAGCTCGAGGTGGACCCCGATACAAAAGCCCGCATCGCCAAGATCAGGGAGTTGGCCGCCGCCGACTCCGCACCTAGCAATGGCCCATCCTGCACTCCTGGAGGGTAGATCAACGAGAAATTCAGCCCTCAGATGCGCGGGGCTACCTTTCGGCGCTGTGCGACCAAGACGAAGGCACCGGATGCCAGAACGCCGGTCAAGGCGAACACGAGCATGCCGGTGAATGAACCGGCGCCCGATTGGATCAGCGCCCCGCTGACGATCGGGCCGATGGAGAAGCCGCTGCCGATCATCAGATTAGTGGTGTTCATGAGGTGTCCGCCGTTTGAGAGGTCGGACAGTGTGGACAGCAGGTAGGGCAGGATGAAAGTCCAGGCGAACTTGAAGATCACTGCGGCGATGGCGAAGCGGACGAGAGCCGGTGAGTCAAAAAGTAAGCCGATACTGAGCGCCATGCCTACGTAGCCGGCGATGAGGTAGATCCTCCGTCGGGGAGTGTCCCCGAGGGCCGTCGCCGTGAGGGCTGACAGGATCCCGGCGACGGTGGCTAGGGAAAGGATGAGGCTGCTAGCGGAAAGGTCGATTCCGGAGCCGGCGGAAATCTGGGCCATGAATGACCAGACGCCGCTCAGTGCGACATAGAACAGCAAGACTGCGGCCATTCCCGCTGCTGCTTTGAAGATCGGCACCCGCGACGGCGCTGACGTTGCCGCCGGGGAAGATGTTCGCAGCACTTCCCCGTCGATCCGGTTGACCACGAGGAGGCACAACACGGCCAGACCGGCGAGGGTCCAATAGATCGCTGCGACTCCTGCTCCGGCGAACAATGATGGGAAGACGGCCAATATCAGTGCGCCCATGGCCAATTGGAATACGACGAAAATTCCGAACGCGCGGCTGGGGTTCGATGTCTTTCCGCTGAGAGTCAGGATGATCACCGTGATAGAGCCGGCCGCGAGGCTGGTCACCACCCGGACGACGATCAGGAGTCCGAAATCGTCCAAAAGACCTGAAACAACGTTCCCTGCGATGACGACGGCAGTGAAGAGGTAGCTGGCTGTTCTCAGGTTCATCCGGCGCAGCCACAGATAAGCCGGCACTGTTGCCAGGCTGAAGGCGCCAAGTTCCAGCGAAAAGAGCGTCCCGACCTGGGACCGGGGACAAAGCGAACTGTTGGATCAGTTTGCCGGCGATCACTGGGGCAATCAGCAGCACGGTGTAAAGGACGGCACTGAAAACGGCGATATACGTGTACGTGCCCCTGTCGGAGGCGGTTACCCCCGGAGCGGCCTTTAAGGCAGTGGTCATGGTCATGTTCTTTCGGGCAGGACGAAGCGGCGCGGTGCCGCCGTCAGGGGGACGTGATGATGCCTGCGGGTCCGCAAGCCTAAGAACTGGGGACAAATGAAGCGGTCAGGCGCGCTGCGGGGCCAGTCGTCCGGATGCGCCCGTGGCGTGTTCCGAGCGCTCTGCGTCGAAGACTTTGCGGCCGGCGAACCAGGTCTGCCGCGAGGTTATGTGCGGAACGTCCTCGATGTCGATTTCGTACGGATTGTCGCTCAGGACAATGAAATCTGCGGATTTCCCTGGCGACAGGGATCCTGTGACGTCATCCACGCCCATTGCTTCGGCGCAATTGGTGGTGTAGATCCTGATGGCTTCTGGCAGGGTGATGGCCTGCTCGGGCCAGAGCGTGCCCGGGAATTCTCCGGTCGGGTCCTTGCGGGTCACGAGCCCGTAAATGCCTTCCCAGGCGTTTGGGGATACGCTGACCGGCCAATCCGAGCCTCCGGCGATGCGGGCGCCGGTGTCGAGCAGGGACCGGTTGGGCTGCATCTTTGAGGCCCTGTCGGCGGGAAGTACTGTGGCGATGGCTTCGGAGATGACTCCGGGAAACCACAGGGAGGGGGAGATGTCGGCGGTGACATCCAGCTCGGCGAAACGTTCGATGTCCTGTTCATGGACGAACTGGCCGTGAGCGATGTGGTATTTCGCGTCCGTATATCCGGCTCGGCGGACTTTAGCTACGGTATCCAGCACGAGCCGGACCGACGCGTCTCCGGTGCAGTGGATTTTGGCGGAGATGCCGCGTTCAGCCGTGCTCATCAGCCACCGCTCGAGTTCCGCCGGGGGCATAGTGGTGCCACCGCAGTGACACTCGGGGAAACCGACGCCTGAAAGGTACGGCTCGATGAAGGCAGCCGTTCCTGCCGGGGGTACGCCGTCCAGGAAGATCTTGATGAAGTCCGGGCGGTGATGTTCGGACCGCAGCCCGTCCCGGTGCGCAATTATGCCCTCGCCCAGCGGATTGGTGCCGAAGATGAAGTCGTTGGCCTGCATGGAGGTAACTACCCAAGCGTGCAGGTTTCCCGCGTCGTCGAGTTCCTTCAGCGCCTGCATTAGCTGGAGGGAGGCCGCGGCGTCCTGGAACCCTGTCACCCCGTAGGAGTGGAGGATCTCGATTCCGCGCGCAGCCGCTCGCGCCAGATCCTTTGTGGACGTTGGCCGTAGCCGGGCCAACGTCTGCTCCACCAAGACGCCTCCGGCCTCGATGAGGACACCCGTCACGCGACCAGATGCGTCCCGCATAATTTGACCGCCTTCGGGATCGGGTGTGCCGTCGCCGATGCCTGCCAGTTCCAGCGCCCGGGAGTTGGCCCACCGGTTGTGCTTGCTGTCATCCTTCAGCAGCGCTGGCCGTCCACCGGTGGCGGCATCAAAGCGGGCAAGAGCGTTTGCGGAATTCAATTCCGCCAGGAGCCCCGAACCCCAGCTTCCGCCGACCACCCAGTCATCCTGTGCCAGACGTTTCGCTTGGTCCGCCACGGCGTTGAGCAGCTCATCGAGTGTCCTGGTGGGAGGCTCATTCAATTCAAACAAGTCCATTTGGCCAGCAATCATGTGGTGGTTGTGCACATCCAGCAGGCCGGGCATCACATAGCCGCCGCCAAGATCGATGACGGTAGTTCCCGGACCGGCGGCGGCCTCAGCAGCCGCACCGAAGGAGTGCACCTTGCCGGCTTTGACCGCCAGTGACGCCACCCGGGTATGTGCATGGTCCAGTGTGTCGATAACCCCGTTGATCAGAAGAAGATCGGCCTGGTTGTTCATAGCATCAGTCCCTAACGGTGAGTTGATGGCACAACACTAGAGTGTTGGGAGTTCTTGGGTTTTGACTATCCGTGCACGGTTCTTGCGGAATCCTGCAGGCCAATCTCGCTGGAAGACACATCAAGCGGCTTGTGAGGAACCCATGGGCTGCGCGACCATCACGACCCGTGTTCGGGGAGCCGAAGTATCCCGAGTTGGCTCCGAAAGCACCGTGTGCGGAAGACTGTTGCCGTGAGCAACTCTCCCCGCACCGGCCTCGCCGTAGCCGGCCTCAGCCTGGGCACGTCCCTGAACCCGCTGAACTCCTCGATGATCGCCGTCGCCCTCGTGGTGCTGCGCGAGGACTTCCGGCTCGACGTCGCCACGGTCACCTGGGTGATCACCGCCTTCTACATCACCTCGGCCGCGGGCCAGCCGCTGATGGGGCGGCTCGCCGACCGGTTCGGGCCACGAAAGCTCTTCATGCTGGGCATGGGCCTGGTGATCGCGTCCTGCGCGCTGGCGCCCTTCTCGCCCAACTTCGTATTCGTCTGCATTGCCCGCGCGCTCATGGCGCTGGGGACGGCGACGGCGTACCCGAGCGCCGTCGTCATGGTCGGCACCCTGGCACGGCTGGCTGACACGAGCTCCACCC
This window harbors:
- a CDS encoding MFS transporter; translated protein: MPAYLWLRRMNLRTASYLFTAVVIAGNVVSGLLDDFGLLIVVRVVTSLAAGSITVIILTLSGKTSNPSRAFGIFVVFQLAMGALILAVFPSLFAGAGVAAIYWTLAGLAVLCLLVVNRIDGEVLRTSSPAATSAPSRVPIFKAAAGMAAVLLFYVALSGVWSFMAQISAGSGIDLSASSLILSLATVAGILSALTATALGDTPRRRIYLIAGYVGMALSIGLLFDSPALVRFAIAAVIFKFAWTFILPYLLSTLSDLSNGGHLMNTTNLMIGSGFSIGPIVSGALIQSGAGSFTGMLVFALTGVLASGAFVLVAQRRKVAPRI
- a CDS encoding amidohydrolase; translated protein: MNNQADLLLINGVIDTLDHAHTRVASLAVKAGKVHSFGAAAEAAAGPGTTVIDLGGGYVMPGLLDVHNHHMIAGQMDLFELNEPPTRTLDELLNAVADQAKRLAQDDWVVGGSWGSGLLAELNSANALARFDAATGGRPALLKDDSKHNRWANSRALELAGIGDGTPDPEGGQIMRDASGRVTGVLIEAGGVLVEQTLARLRPTSTKDLARAAARGIEILHSYGVTGFQDAAASLQLMQALKELDDAGNLHAWVVTSMQANDFIFGTNPLGEGIIAHRDGLRSEHHRPDFIKIFLDGVPPAGTAAFIEPYLSGVGFPECHCGGTTMPPAELERWLMSTAERGISAKIHCTGDASVRLVLDTVAKVRRAGYTDAKYHIAHGQFVHEQDIERFAELDVTADISPSLWFPGVISEAIATVLPADRASKMQPNRSLLDTGARIAGGSDWPVSVSPNAWEGIYGLVTRKDPTGEFPGTLWPEQAITLPEAIRIYTTNCAEAMGVDDVTGSLSPGKSADFIVLSDNPYEIDIEDVPHITSRQTWFAGRKVFDAERSEHATGASGRLAPQRA
- a CDS encoding carbon-nitrogen hydrolase family protein; the encoded protein is MRIALGQLESGTDIEANQAAIDRFAASAAGDGAALVAFPEYATYEKKIVDASFPAVAEPLDGPICRELAATASRHGITLVAGVVETSDEPGKAYNTLVAFGPSGARLAVYRKIHLFDAQGFGESTFIKPGPSTEPVVFESGGAVFGLMTCYDLRFPELARSLADADAQVLLVCSSWVPGTHKTEQWLALNAARAIENSVYVAGVCQAPPVSVGRSLLVDPMGYVEADLGLEPGVRAVDVSLRTVARVKEQFPMFRQRRLG
- a CDS encoding slipin family protein; amino-acid sequence: MDPTTFVVVIVLVVLLLIVAKMSIRIVRQYEKGVLFRLGRVIGVRDPGLRLIIPVIDRLPLVSLRIVTMPIQSQGIITQDNVSVDVSAVAYYRVVDAVKSVVAIENVAAAIDQIAQTTLRKVVGQHTLDQTLSETGRINVDIREILDVLTVEWGVEVTLVELKDIQLPESMKRAMARQAEAEREKRAKIIAAEGEAIAAAALGDASDTMMAHPLALQLRNLQSLVEIGVDKNTTVVFPAPLMSTIGELSAFLARENLAAASSSDKTPIKAA
- a CDS encoding TRAP transporter substrate-binding protein — protein: MATDDEPGRPAAAQIEEFARQVKELSGGQLLIEPVWKAVGEDKDDWDQAVARGVVAGDFDMGLVPARAWDTEGVDSFAALHAPFLVTSKTLLSKVAEPAIADEMLAGLDKVGVSGLALFPEGTRLLFSFGKPVLKPADLSGKTVRAPRSETTYALLHALGATPDDLVGERFPEGIADGKVVAAESSFVGAGSLPAPTTVAANLVLYSKLNSLVANANVFQGLSESQRQSLKDAAAAARTWASEAMTSTADDAAEFCLNGGTVTRATNADIAAFKAAGAAVYNKLEVDPDTKARIAKIRELAAADSAPSNGPSCTPGG